The region GGCGACCCGCAAGAAGAACGAGGTGAGGGTTACGTGTATCAGACCACACTCAAGTCGCAGATCCCCTGCAAGGGCATTGGCCTCCACTCGGGTGAGAAGGTCTTGATGACGATGAAGCCGGCTGATGCCGGAACCGGCATCGTGTTCGAGCGGACCGATTTGAGCAACGGTGCGCGGCATTTCCCCGCCCGCTTCGACTTCGTCTCCGACACCTTTCTATGCACGACCCTTCGCAACGCGTCCGGTGCGACGCTGTCGATGGTGGAGCATGTGATGGCGGCCCTTGCCGGCTGTGGCATCGACAATGCCCTCATCGAGGTCAACGGCCCCGAACTCCCGATCATGGACGGCAGCTCGGAAGCATTCGTTCTCTTGATTGAGTATGCCGGCGTTAAGCTGCTCGGGACGCCGCGCCGCGTCGTTCGGGTGCTGCGCGAGGTGTCGGTGACCGATGGCGGCAAGACCGCCCGTCTCATCCCGTCGGAGAGTCGCAGTTATCGCTGTGAGATCGTCTACGACAACCCGCGGATTGACCGTCAGAGCGCCTCGCTCGACCTTGATCGCGAGACCTTCAAGTCGGGTGTCGCCCGCGCCCGCACTTTCGGCCTGATGGAAGAGGTCGAAGGTCTGCGTGCCAAAGGTCTGGCGCTGGGCGGATCGCTCGACAACGCCGTGGTCGTCGATGGCGACAAGGTGCTCAACGAGGGCGGCCTGCGCTATGACAACGAATTCGCGCGCCACAAGGTTCTCGACGCCATCGGCGATCTGGCGCTGGCCGATGCGCCCATCCTGGGCGCCTTCGAGGGCTATTGCTCCGGCCACGCGCTCAACAACCGGCTACTCAAGGCCTTGTTCGAAGACGATGACGCCTGGTGTTGGGAAACGGCTGGGCCCGAGAGCGAGCGTCTCGCCGCTATTGCCTGAGCGACCCGGGTGCCCGGTCCCATCATTTTCGATTGCGACGGTGTCATTCTGGAGAGCGAGATCATCTCGTGCACAACGGTGATCGCCTGAAGGCGCAGGGTGCCCATCACGTCTTCGATGCGATGCGTGAACGACCCTCACTGGTCGGTGCACTCGGCTGACCGCAGTGTTATCCTGCGCCTGATTCGAGTGGTTTCTCCCTGCGGAGCGAAAACTATGGTGCGATCTGTCGCGCAAGCGATGGCCGTGACTGCGATGGTCCTGCTGGCAGCCTGCAGCAGCGAGCCGGAGCCTTACGTCGAACGCTCGGTCGAGGACATTTACAACAATGCCGTCGATCAGCTGCAGACGGGCAACTACGAGGAGGCCGCGCGCGAGTTTGACGAAGTCGAGCGCCAGCATCCCTACTCGCAGTGGGCGACTCGTGCCCAGATCATGGCCGCCTATGCCTACTACCAGAACTCCAGCTACGACGAGGCGATCTTCGCCGCCGACCGCTTCATCCAGCTTCACCCGGGCCACAAGGATGTGGTCTATGCCTACTATCTGATCGGTCAGTCCTATTACGAGCGCATCTCGGATGTGAAACGCGACCAGCGCATGACCGAACTGGCCCAGGCTTCCTTTCGCGAGGTCCTGCGGCTGTTCCCGGATTCAGAGTACGGCCGCGACGCCCAGCTGAAGCTGGAACTGACCGAGGATCATCTGGCGGGCAAGGAGATGGATATTGGCCGCTGGTACCAGAGCCGCGAGGAGTATGTCGCGGCCATCAATCGGTTCCGCTCTGTTGTGACCGCCTACCAGACCACCTCTCACGTGCCCGAGGCGCTGCTGCGTCTGGTCGAGTCCTATCTGGCGCTTGGCGTCGTCGGTGAGGCCCAGAATGCCGCGGCTGTGCTGGGCTACAACTTCCCGGGCAGTGACTGGTACGAGGATGCCTATGCTCTTCTTGGAAAGCACAATCTGATTCCCCGACGCTCCGAAGGCACCGACCTGATTGTCGGAGAGGCGGAGGGCTAGGGAGACCGCGCGATGCTGCTGTCGCTCAGCATTCGCGATCTGGCGGTTATCGAGCAGGTCGACCTCGACCTCTCGGCGGGCCTCACGGTCCTGACCGGCGAGACCGGCGCGGGTAAATCGATCCTGCTCGATGCGCTCGGTCTGGCCACGGGCAGGCGGGCCGAAGCCTCTCTTGTCAGGCCGGGCCGCGATCGCGCCTCCGTGGCCGCGACCTTCTCCGTCACACCCGACAGCAAGGCAAAATTCCTTCTTGCCGACCGAGGCATCGACGTGACCGACGAGATCATCGTGCGGCGCGAGATTCATGCCGACGGTCGCAGCAAGGCCTTCGTCAATGACGAGCCTGTCGGAGTCGCCCTGCTCTCCGACCTGGGCGAACTGCTCGTCGAGGTGCACGGACAGCATGACCAGCGTGGTCTTCTGCGGCCCGAGTTTCATCGCAACATGTTGGATGCGTTCGGCGGGCATGTGTCGGAACTGGATCTTGTCGCGCAAACCTACCTTGGCTGGCAGGATGCCGCGGCGGCCCTCGACCGTCTGACCGCCGACGAGGAGACACTCCGTGAACGGCGCGAGATGCTCGCCCGTGAAGTCGGCGAGCTCAACGAACTGGTGCCCGTCGCGGGGGAAGATGAGGGGCTGGCCGCCCAGCGTATGCGACTTGCCAATGCCCAGAAGATTGCCGAGGCCCTTACAGCGGCGATGGACGCACTGGGCGACGACGACGGTGTCGATGCACGCCTGCGTCGGGCGGCCGGCGAGCTGGAACGGGTTCGCGATGTTGCGGCGGGCGCTGCCGACGAGCCGCTGGCGGCTCTCGATCGCGCCTTGCTTGAAGCCAACGAGGCGCTTGAGTGCATGACGCGCGCCGGCCATGACCTCGACGCGGATGCGGGTGAGCTCGAGCGGATCGAGGAACGCCTTTTCGCACTGCGCGCGGCAGCGCGACGTCACAAGGTTACCGTCGACGAACTGCCCGATCTCCAGGCGCGGCTCGCTGGCGAACTGGCGGACATGCAGGACGGTGAGGGATCGCTGGAGCGCCTGCGTGCTGCAGAACAGGCGGCGCGGTCGGCGTTCGACAAGGCCTGTGTTGGACTTTCGAAACGGCGGGCACGGGCTGCGAAGGAGCTCGACAGGGCGGTCGCGGACGAGCTGGAACCGCTGCGCATGGCGCGGGCGCGTTTCACCACCAGCCTGCAGCCGGTTGATTCCGAGGACCATTCGGCCATGGGTGCCGAGCGCGTGGTGTTCCAGGTCGTGACCAATCCCGGTGCGCCGCCGGGTCCGCTCAGCAAGATCGCCTCGGGCGGTGAGCTGTCACGATTCATGCTGGCGCTCAAGGTGGCCGCACAGAAGCGCCAGACCGGCGGGACGCTGATCTTCGACGAAATCGACGCGGGCATCGGCGGGGCGGTCTCCGATGCTGTGGGTGAACGTCTCCACCGCCTTGCTGCCGACGGTCAGGTTCTTGTCGTCACGCATGCGCCCCAGGTTGCCGCCCGGGCCGACAGCCACATCCGCCTCCTCAAGCAGGGCGACGACATATCGGTCTCGACGAGCGCCAGGCTGCTCGACGCCGACGCGCGACGCGAGGAGCTTGCGCGCATGCTGGCGGGTGCGGAGATCACGGAGGCCGCCCGTGCGGCGGCCGAGAGCCTTCTGAAGACGGGTAGCTGATGAGCGAGGCCCGCCTGCGCGAACGTGACGTCGACGCGCTGACGATCGAGGAGGCATCTGCCGAGCTCGAGGCCCTGGCCGCTGATATCGCCCATCACGATGAGCTCTACCACGGCAAGGACACGCCCGAGATCAGCGATGCCGACTATGATGCGCTTCGCCGCCGCAACGATGCCATCGAGACCCGGTTTCCCGACCTGGTTCGGGCCGACAGCCCCAGCCGATCGGTTGGGGCGCGGCCTGCTCAAGCGTTCTCCCAAGTACGCCACAGCGTGCCGATGCTGTCGCTCGGCAACGCGTTCGATGACGACGACGTCGGTGATTTCATCGAACGCATCAGGCGTTTTCTCGGGTTGAACGAGGATCATCAGGTTGCGGTCGTTGCCGAACCGAAGATCGACGGGCTTGCGGTTTCTATCCGTTACGAGAACGGTCGTTTCATCCGGGCTGCGACTCGCGGCGACGGTCAGACCGGTGAGGATATCACGGCGAATGTCGCGACCATTGCCGAGGTGCCCGAATGGCTCGCCGGTGACAACGTGCCCGACGTGATCGAGGTGAGGGGTGAGATCTACTTGCGGCGCGACGATTTCTTCACGCTGAACGAGACCCGGGAAGCCGCCGGCGAGGCGCGCTTCGCCAATCCGCGCAATGCGGCGGCAGGATCCCTGCGTCAACTCGACGTCACGGTGACGGCATCACGTCCCCTGCGCATCTTCCTCTATGCCTGGGGCGAAGCCTCAAGCCTGCCGTCCGACAGTCACCACGGTGTGCTGGAGGCGTTCGAGCGCTGGGGTCTCCCGGTCAACAAGGAAATCCGGCTGTGTGACGATCTCAGCGGGCTTCTGGAGCGCTACGCTGCCATTGGCACCATGCGGGCGGATCTGCCCTATGACATCGACGGCGTCGTCTACAAGGTCGACCGGCTCGACTGGCAGGAGCGCCTCGGTTTCGTCAGTCGCGCACCGCGCTGGGCGATCGCCCACAAGTTCCCGGCCGAGAAGGCCCAGACCGTGCTCAAGGATATCCGCATTCAGGTCGGTCGCACGGGCAGTCTGACACCGGTTGCCATGCTGGAACCGGTCACGGTGGGCGGTGTTGTCGTGCAGAACGCCACGCTCCACCACGAGGAAGAGATCGCGCGCAAGGATGTGCGCATCGGCGATACGGTGATCGTCCAGCGTGCAGGCGATGTCATCCCGCAGATCCTGGGCCACATCCCCGCGAAGCGGCCGAAGGATGCCAAACCCTTCGTCTTTCCGGAGGTCTGCCCGGTCTGCGACAGTCATGCCGTGCGCGAGATGAACCCGAAGACCGGCAATCCCGATGCGGTGCGCCGCTGCACAGGTGGCCTGATCTGCCCGGCCCAGGCGGTCGAACGCCTCCGTCACTTCGTCAGCCGGCTGGCTTTCGACATCGAGGGCCTGGGCGACAAGCAGATCACCTTCTTCTGGGAGCGGGAGCTGATTCGCAGTCCGCTCGACATCTTCGATCTCGAACAGAAGGCCGGCGCCGCGATCGCCGAGTTCGACGGCTGGGGCGAGACTTCTGTCCGCAATCTCTACGACGCCATCGACGAGCGGCGTACGATCGGTCTCGACCGCTTCATCAACGCGCTCGGCATTCGGCACGTCGGCGAAACGACTGCCCGCACGCTGGCGCGTCACTACGGGACCTACGCGGAGTTCCGCACGGACCTGGGCGAGGCCGAGGTCGGTGAGGGGACAGCCTGGGAGAACCTGGTCAATGTTGACGGTATCGGTGAAACCGTGGCCGAGGCGATCGTCGCGTTCTTTGATGAACCCCACAACCGCGACGTCGTCGACGGGCTTGCGGAGCGGCTGACCATCGCGGCGATCGAGCAGGCTGCCGGCGACTCCCCGGTCTCGGGCAAGACGGTCGTCTTCACAGGCTCGCTCGAAGCCATGACACGGCAGGAAGCCAAGGCTCGCGCCGAGGCGCTCGGCGCCAGGGTCGCAGGTTCCGTCTCCGCCAGGACCGACATTGTCGTCGCCGGCCCCGGCGCCGGCTCCAAACTCAGAAAGGCCACCGAACTCGGGGTCACTACCATGACCGAGGAGGAATGGCTGGAGCACATCGGGGTTGCGGCGTCCTGATGCCTGCATCCTGGTCGCAGCCTGAAGGGCGGGGTGCCGGGACCGCGAGCAACCGGCACCAGCCTGTCGGGATCCGGGATCGGTGTCGCTTCGCTCCCGAGCCCGGAACGACACACTTGATGAGGATCAGATACCCGGCGGTTCGCGATAGCGGCCGAACCGTTTCAGGACCGCGGTGACCTTCTCGCGGTCGAGCGGTTCGGCGGTGTTGCCGTCGACCCCGACCATGCGTTCGCTCACGGCGAGCACGTTCATGATCGCTTCGTCGGTCGCCTGGATGACCGCCTCGAAAAAGCGGTCGAGCCGGTGGTCCGGGATGATCTCGAGCGCGGTGTAGGGCGTGTCGGTGTCGAGTGCTTCGGAGCCGGCGGTCGAGAATGCCATGAAGATGTCGCCTGAGCCATGGCCCGAGATTGAGCCGCCCTTGCCGACCCCAAGCGAAATACGACGGGCCAGACGCTTGCACTGGTGCGCGACCAGCGGCGCATCGGTGCCGATGACGGCGATGATCGAGCCGGTGTCCGAGCCATAGGGCTCCGGCCCCGGCAGGTGCTCGGCCATGGGAATGCCGGCAATTGTAAGCTGGCTCCTGAGACCGAAGTTGGCCTGCACGAAGCTGCCCACGGTGTAGGTTGCGCCGTTGCAGGCGACCCGGCGCGAGGCGGTGCCCGATCCACCCTTGTGGCCATAGAGCATCATGCCCGTGCCGCCACCGACGCTGCCCTCCTCGAGCGGCCCGGATGTCGCGCCCTCGATTGCCTGGAAGGTGTGCTCGCGGGTCACGTGGAAGCCGTTGATGTCGTTGAGCCAGCCGTCATAGGTCTCGCCCGCCACCGGCAGGCCCCAGCTCGGTCCGTCGCCATAGCTGTCGGCGTTCTTGTAAAGCCACTCGATCGTGGCGTCGCGGGTCACGCCGCAGGAGTGCGTGTTGGTGATCGTGATCGGTCCGTCGGCCTTGCCTGCTTCCTCGATCCACCAGCTCCCCGTCAGCTCGCCGTTGCCGTTCAGACTGTGCTGGCCGGCCCAGACGGGCGCGGCTGGCCGCGCCTTGCCGCAGGGCAGAATGGCCGTCACGCCCGTGCGGATCGGGCCCTTGCCGACCTCCAACGGTCCCCCTTCGCCCTCGATCAGCGTGCAATAGCCGACCTCGACGCCCGGCACGTCGGTGATGGCGTTGAAGCTGCCCGGGTTGCCCTCGAAGGGGATGCCGAGCGCACGGGCGCGCGGTTTGCCCGAAGGCGTTTCGAGGAGCGGATTGATCGGCATGGCGGTCTCCGTCAGGTGTGGCGTTCGAGATTGTCGGCAAGGTTTGCGACCGGTGCGTCGAGCGCCTCCGGCATGGCGTGTTTCATCGCGCCACCCAGTCCCTTGTGTCACCCCGGCCGCTGCCCTGGTCCGCCAGCCCCAGTCTGCCGGTATGACACGGTGGGTCGGGTCGTCACGCTCCTTCGCGGATGGGGCGGGTGGCCTTGGCCAGCCATGTCGAGGTCTCGGCATCGACCAGGGGTGTCAGGGTCTCCCGGACGTCGGCGTGATAGGCATCAAGCCAGCGTTCCTCGGCGTCGGTCAGGTCGTTGACCTCGACCAGGCGCCGGTCGATCGGCGCTTTGGTGATGGTCGACAGGCGCATCATGGGGCGTTCCGTGTCGCGCCGATCCTCCTCGACGACCGCGAGGTTCTCGATGCGGATGCCCCAGGCGTCGGTGCGGTAGTAGCCCGGTTCGTTGGAGACGATCATGCCCGGCTTCAGCGGGTGTGAGCCTGTCTTCGAAATGCGTTGCGGGCCCTCGTGGACGCCGAGATGGCTTCCCACGCCATGGCCTGTGCCATGGTCGAAGTCGGCTCCCAGAGCCCAGAGCGGTGCGCGGGCCAGGGTGTCGAGCTGTGCGCCGGTGGCATTCTCCGGGAACCGTGCCGTCGCAAGCGCGATGTGACCCTTCAGAACGGCGGTGAAGTACTTCTTCTGGTCGGCGTCGGGTTCGCCGATGGCGATGGTTCTGGTCACGTCCGTGGTCCCGTCGGGGTACTGGCCGCCCGAATCCACGAGATAGAGCGAGCCCGGCTCGAACCGCCGGTTCGTTCGTTCGCTGACGCGGTAGTGCACCACCGCGCCGTTGGGCCCGAAGCCGGAGATCGTCTCGAAACTGCCGCCCCGGAAGTCCTCGGCTGTCTCGCGGCATGCGCGCAGCCTAGCGCTGGCGGAGCGTTCATCGACCTCGATGTTGTTGCCCGGTCGGGTGGCGTGATCGAGCCAGGCAAGGAAGGTGGCAAGCGCAGCACCGTCGCGCATATGGGCGGCGCGGGTGCCGGCGATCTCCGCCTCGGTCTTGCAGGCCTTGGGCAGGGTGCAGGGATCGGCGGCAACGATCGGCTCGCCGCCGGCCGCGCTGATCCTGTTGAGGAACCACGACGATCCGGTCTCCGAATCGACCTGGATTCGGTTGCCCTCGCCGGCGACCGCGTCGATTGCCGCTCCGAGTGCGCCGGGTTCCCTGATCGTCACATTGGCGGGGAGCCAGCCGCGAACGGCGGCGGTGACCTTGCGCCGGTCGACGAAGAGCGTGACCGCACCGGTCGCCTCAATCAGCACGAAGCAAAGGCTCACGGGCGTGTCCGGCACATCGCCACCCCGAACATTGAGCAGCCATGCGATGGAGGCCGGATCGCTCAGCACCGCCGCGGTCTGGCCACTCTCCTGCAAGGCAGTGACAATCTCGGCAATCTTCTCCTCGGCGGGCCGACCGGCATGTTCCAGCGTCTGAACCCGCATCGGCGCGAGTGGCTGGGCGGGTCGGTTCGACCAGACCGCATCCAGCGGATTGTTGTCGCAGGCGACCAGTTCGCCACCGGCCTTCTCGACGGCCGCCCCGATCGTCGCGAGACCGCTCGCCGTATGGAGCCAGGGGTCGTAGCCCAGCCGTCCGCCGTCGAGGTGGGCCGCGATCCAGTCGTGCGGCGGATTCTGCATGAGATGTCTGCACTCCCAGTCGTCGGTGCGCACCTGGTCCTCGACCTGAAGCGTGTAGCGCCCGTCGACGAAGATGGCGGCTTTCTCCGCCAGCACGACGGCGACGCCCGCCGAGCCGTTGAATCCGGTCAACCAGCGCAGCCGGTCGCGACCGGCGGGTACGGCCTCGCCCTGGTGCTCGTCGGCTCGTGGCACGATGAAGCCATGGAGTCCCTGCGCCTTGAGCTCGCGCCGCAGCGCCTTCAGGCGCCAGGCTGGAGCAGGGGGGCCTGCATTGAGGCCGTCGGCCGCTTCGGACGCCATCGCCTGCCTGAGAGCAGTGAGCTGGCCGCGCAGCGCCTCGTCGGGACGTGCGGCGACCATGACCATCCAAGCGTCGGGATCGTAGCCCTCAGGTGCTGCCAGCACCCCGCCGACGATGGTGCGCACATCGGCCACCGACTTGCCCGTCCGCGCCTCGGCCAGCAATTCGGCAAGGCGGGCATCGCCGAGATAGGCACAGTCGGGAGCGGGTGTTGGGCTTGTCATGGTGTCGTCCTATCGTTTGCGGTCAAGAGTGCGACGGCAGCAGGGCCGTGGCAACAGACCAACAGGAACGCCGATGACCGCCGTCCAGCTGATTCAGATCACCGATCTCCACATCTACACCGATCCCGAGAAGCGTGCCGGGGGCCGGGATACGCTTGCCACGCTGAAGACGGTGGTTGATCGCGTTCGTGCCTGGACGCCGGACCTGGTGCTGGCCACGGGCGATCTCGTCGACGATGGCAACCCGGTGGCCTATGGGCGCCTCCGGCCTGTCCTGCACGACCTGGAGCGGCCCGTGGCGGCGATCCCGGGCAACCACGATCTGATCGGCGTGATGACCGAACACCTGGCCGATGAGACGATCTCGCTTGCCCCGGTCCATACCATCGGCAACTGGTCGATCCACATGCTCGACAGCACGGTGGAAGGCGAACACCACGGCCATTTCGGGCAGGACAGGCTCGATGCTCTGGACCGTGCCCTCCAGGATGCCGAAGAGGAACATGCGCTGGTCGTCATGCACCACCAGCCCGCGCCCATCGGCAGCCCGCTCGATAGCATGGGGCTCGACAACGCCGATGCGCTCTACGATGTCCTTGACCGCCACGACAGCGTGCGCGGCCTGCTGTGGGGGCACATCCACCATATCCACGAGAGCGAACGCAACGGCGTCCGCCTGATCGGCTCGCCGTCGACCTGCGTGCAGTTCGATTCGCGCCCGGAGATGGGCTTCACGATCACCGATGAACCGCCTGCCTGTCGCCGCCTGCGGCTCGATGACGACGGCAGCATCGACACGGAGGTCGTCTGGGTGCCCGAAGCGCTTGTGGCCTGACGGCGTTACTGAATGTCATCGGCCCGAACACGTGATGCTCAGCCCTTGCCGGTTCCGGAGATACCGTTCACGAGCAGCGCCTGTTTCACGGCTTCATCATGGAGAGCGTTGCCCAGTCGCGCAGATCGATGCGCTCCAGCAGCGTCAGGCCGACCTGCTGATGGGCGGCCTGCACGTCATCGGCCTGGGTTGCCAGCATGCCCGAGAGAATCGCGACCCCGCCGGGTTTCAGCACCGCGGCAAGGTCCGGTGCCATGGCGATCAACGGGTTGGCGAGAATGTTGGCCAGCACCAGGTCATAGGGCGCGCGGGCACCTACCTCGGCGATGGTGTAGCCGTCGCCCGTCATCGCGGTGATGCGCTGCCATGCGCCGTTGGCCCGGGCGGCGTCGGCCGCGAAATCGGCGGAGGCCGGATCGATATCGACGGCCAGCACGAAGCAGTCATGGAGCTTCACCGCGGCGATTGCGAGAATGCCTGAGCCGCACCCCATGTCGAGCGCATTGGACGGCTGAAAACCCCGGTCCCGCAGGGCGGCGAGCGCCAGCATGCAGCCCTCCGTGGTGGCGTGCTCGCCGGACCCGAAGGCGATGCCGGCGTCCATCATGATCGGTACACGATCGGGATCGGGCGGTTCGGCATGGCTGCCATGGACCCAGAAGGGACCGATCGCAATGGGCGGAAAGGCCTCAACCGTCTCGGCAATCCAGTCCCGCTCGGCGACCTCCTCGATGGCAATCGGCATGATTGCCGCCGTCGCCCCCAGCGCCTGGGCGATCTGGGCCTGCAAGCCTTCGGTTGTGGGTTCGCTGTCGAACAGCGCGGTCACCGTCCAGTCGCCGTCGGGCGCCAGCTCGAAGGTCGTCAGGGCCAGCGCACCGGCCTCCTCGAACGCCGTGTCGGTCGCGGCGACCATCTCCTTGGCCAACGTCACGGAGACCTGCCAGGTGGAGGTGCCGGTCACGCCGGTTCCACGAAATCGGCCATGACCTTCTTTTGTCCCGACTTGTCGAAGGCGATGTCGAGCTTGCTGCCGTCGATCCTCTTGACCACGCCGTAGCCGAACTTCTGGTGGAACACGCGGCTTCCGATCTCCGGAATCGACTGGCCCTTGCCGACCGGCACGAAGATCTCCCCGCCGTCGTCGAACCGCTGGCTGCGCGCTGCGATCACGCGGTGATAGTTGCTCTGGCGTCCGCCGTAGGCCGGCCTGTTCATGGCGATCTGCCACAGGGTGCCATCATCCTGCACGAAGCCGTATCCCGCAGCCTCGGCTCGTTCGGTGTGATCTTCGGGCAGCTCGTCGACGAAGCGCGACGGGATGTTGGACTGCCACTGTCCGTGCACGGTGCGGTTGGCGGCGTAGAGCACGATGGCGCGTTTCCTGGCGCGGGTAAGGCCGACATAGGCCAGACGGCGCTCCTCCTCGAGGCCGGCGTAGCCGTTCTCGTCGATCGCCATCTGGTTGGGGAAGACCCCTTCCTCCCAGCCCGGCAGGAAGACCGTGTCGAACTCCAGCCCCTTGGCGCCGTGCAGCGTCATGATGTTGACCATCGCATCGGCCGCCGTGTTGTCGGTGTCCATCACCAGGCTGACGTGGTCGAGAAACTCCTCGAGGTTCTCGAATTCGGCCATGGCGCGCACGAGCTCCTTGAGATTCTCAAGCCGTCCGGGCGCATGGACCGACTTGTCGGCCATCCACATCGCCGTGTAGCCGGATTCGTCGAGCACGATTCTGGCCAGCTCCGAGGGCGGCAGGCGGCTCGCCTCGGCGCGCCAGCGGCCAATCGCCTCGACGAATTCGCGCAGGGCCGTGCGGCGCTGGGGCGGCAGCTCGTCGGTCGTGACGACCCCCTCGGAAGCCGAAAGCAGCGATTGCCCCCGACCCCGTGCAATGGCGTAGAGCGTCTGGATCGACTTGTCGCCCAGGCCGCGCTTGGGCGTATTGACGATGCGCTGGAAGGCGAGATCGTCGTCACCCTGGCGGATCAGCCGGAAGTAGGCGTTTGCGTCGCGGATCTCCTGGCGTTCGTAGAATCGCAAACCGCCGATCACGCGGTAGGGCACGCCGATCGTGATCAGCCGTTCCTCGAAGGCGCGTGTCTGGTAGCCGGCGCGCACGAGGATCGCCATCTCGTCGAGGCTGTCACCGGTGCGCTGCAGATCCTCGATCGTTTCGCCCACGGTGCGGGCTTCCTCGGCCTCGTCCCACACGCCCCGGATCTTGACAGGCTCACCCATCTCGTTGTCGGGCGCCTCGGTCCACAGCGTCTTGCCAAGCCGGCCCCGGTTGTTCGCAATCAGGCCTGATGCCGCGCCCAGAATGTGAGGCGTCGAACGGTAGTTGCGTTCGAGCCGGACTACCGTCGCGCCGGGGAAATCCTGTTCGAACCGCAGGATGTTGCCGACCTCGGCGCCGCGCCAGCCGTAAATCGACTGGTCGTCATCGCCGACACAGC is a window of Rhodospirillales bacterium DNA encoding:
- a CDS encoding outer membrane protein assembly factor BamD, coding for MVRSVAQAMAVTAMVLLAACSSEPEPYVERSVEDIYNNAVDQLQTGNYEEAAREFDEVERQHPYSQWATRAQIMAAYAYYQNSSYDEAIFAADRFIQLHPGHKDVVYAYYLIGQSYYERISDVKRDQRMTELAQASFREVLRLFPDSEYGRDAQLKLELTEDHLAGKEMDIGRWYQSREEYVAAINRFRSVVTAYQTTSHVPEALLRLVESYLALGVVGEAQNAAAVLGYNFPGSDWYEDAYALLGKHNLIPRRSEGTDLIVGEAEG
- a CDS encoding P1 family peptidase, whose product is MPINPLLETPSGKPRARALGIPFEGNPGSFNAITDVPGVEVGYCTLIEGEGGPLEVGKGPIRTGVTAILPCGKARPAAPVWAGQHSLNGNGELTGSWWIEEAGKADGPITITNTHSCGVTRDATIEWLYKNADSYGDGPSWGLPVAGETYDGWLNDINGFHVTREHTFQAIEGATSGPLEEGSVGGGTGMMLYGHKGGSGTASRRVACNGATYTVGSFVQANFGLRSQLTIAGIPMAEHLPGPEPYGSDTGSIIAVIGTDAPLVAHQCKRLARRISLGVGKGGSISGHGSGDIFMAFSTAGSEALDTDTPYTALEIIPDHRLDRFFEAVIQATDEAIMNVLAVSERMVGVDGNTAEPLDREKVTAVLKRFGRYREPPGI
- a CDS encoding phosphodiesterase; the encoded protein is MTAVQLIQITDLHIYTDPEKRAGGRDTLATLKTVVDRVRAWTPDLVLATGDLVDDGNPVAYGRLRPVLHDLERPVAAIPGNHDLIGVMTEHLADETISLAPVHTIGNWSIHMLDSTVEGEHHGHFGQDRLDALDRALQDAEEEHALVVMHHQPAPIGSPLDSMGLDNADALYDVLDRHDSVRGLLWGHIHHIHESERNGVRLIGSPSTCVQFDSRPEMGFTITDEPPACRRLRLDDDGSIDTEVVWVPEALVA
- a CDS encoding UDP-3-O-acyl-N-acetylglucosamine deacetylase, which translates into the protein MYQTTLKSQIPCKGIGLHSGEKVLMTMKPADAGTGIVFERTDLSNGARHFPARFDFVSDTFLCTTLRNASGATLSMVEHVMAALAGCGIDNALIEVNGPELPIMDGSSEAFVLLIEYAGVKLLGTPRRVVRVLREVSVTDGGKTARLIPSESRSYRCEIVYDNPRIDRQSASLDLDRETFKSGVARARTFGLMEEVEGLRAKGLALGGSLDNAVVVDGDKVLNEGGLRYDNEFARHKVLDAIGDLALADAPILGAFEGYCSGHALNNRLLKALFEDDDAWCWETAGPESERLAAIA
- the ligA gene encoding NAD-dependent DNA ligase LigA, with translation MSEARLRERDVDALTIEEASAELEALAADIAHHDELYHGKDTPEISDADYDALRRRNDAIETRFPDLVRADSPSRSVGARPAQAFSQVRHSVPMLSLGNAFDDDDVGDFIERIRRFLGLNEDHQVAVVAEPKIDGLAVSIRYENGRFIRAATRGDGQTGEDITANVATIAEVPEWLAGDNVPDVIEVRGEIYLRRDDFFTLNETREAAGEARFANPRNAAAGSLRQLDVTVTASRPLRIFLYAWGEASSLPSDSHHGVLEAFERWGLPVNKEIRLCDDLSGLLERYAAIGTMRADLPYDIDGVVYKVDRLDWQERLGFVSRAPRWAIAHKFPAEKAQTVLKDIRIQVGRTGSLTPVAMLEPVTVGGVVVQNATLHHEEEIARKDVRIGDTVIVQRAGDVIPQILGHIPAKRPKDAKPFVFPEVCPVCDSHAVREMNPKTGNPDAVRRCTGGLICPAQAVERLRHFVSRLAFDIEGLGDKQITFFWERELIRSPLDIFDLEQKAGAAIAEFDGWGETSVRNLYDAIDERRTIGLDRFINALGIRHVGETTARTLARHYGTYAEFRTDLGEAEVGEGTAWENLVNVDGIGETVAEAIVAFFDEPHNRDVVDGLAERLTIAAIEQAAGDSPVSGKTVVFTGSLEAMTRQEAKARAEALGARVAGSVSARTDIVVAGPGAGSKLRKATELGVTTMTEEEWLEHIGVAAS
- a CDS encoding aminopeptidase P family protein, with product MTSPTPAPDCAYLGDARLAELLAEARTGKSVADVRTIVGGVLAAPEGYDPDAWMVMVAARPDEALRGQLTALRQAMASEAADGLNAGPPAPAWRLKALRRELKAQGLHGFIVPRADEHQGEAVPAGRDRLRWLTGFNGSAGVAVVLAEKAAIFVDGRYTLQVEDQVRTDDWECRHLMQNPPHDWIAAHLDGGRLGYDPWLHTASGLATIGAAVEKAGGELVACDNNPLDAVWSNRPAQPLAPMRVQTLEHAGRPAEEKIAEIVTALQESGQTAAVLSDPASIAWLLNVRGGDVPDTPVSLCFVLIEATGAVTLFVDRRKVTAAVRGWLPANVTIREPGALGAAIDAVAGEGNRIQVDSETGSSWFLNRISAAGGEPIVAADPCTLPKACKTEAEIAGTRAAHMRDGAALATFLAWLDHATRPGNNIEVDERSASARLRACRETAEDFRGGSFETISGFGPNGAVVHYRVSERTNRRFEPGSLYLVDSGGQYPDGTTDVTRTIAIGEPDADQKKYFTAVLKGHIALATARFPENATGAQLDTLARAPLWALGADFDHGTGHGVGSHLGVHEGPQRISKTGSHPLKPGMIVSNEPGYYRTDAWGIRIENLAVVEEDRRDTERPMMRLSTITKAPIDRRLVEVNDLTDAEERWLDAYHADVRETLTPLVDAETSTWLAKATRPIREGA
- the recN gene encoding DNA repair protein RecN; translated protein: MLLSLSIRDLAVIEQVDLDLSAGLTVLTGETGAGKSILLDALGLATGRRAEASLVRPGRDRASVAATFSVTPDSKAKFLLADRGIDVTDEIIVRREIHADGRSKAFVNDEPVGVALLSDLGELLVEVHGQHDQRGLLRPEFHRNMLDAFGGHVSELDLVAQTYLGWQDAAAALDRLTADEETLRERREMLAREVGELNELVPVAGEDEGLAAQRMRLANAQKIAEALTAAMDALGDDDGVDARLRRAAGELERVRDVAAGAADEPLAALDRALLEANEALECMTRAGHDLDADAGELERIEERLFALRAAARRHKVTVDELPDLQARLAGELADMQDGEGSLERLRAAEQAARSAFDKACVGLSKRRARAAKELDRAVADELEPLRMARARFTTSLQPVDSEDHSAMGAERVVFQVVTNPGAPPGPLSKIASGGELSRFMLALKVAAQKRQTGGTLIFDEIDAGIGGAVSDAVGERLHRLAADGQVLVVTHAPQVAARADSHIRLLKQGDDISVSTSARLLDADARREELARMLAGAEITEAARAAAESLLKTGS